Proteins encoded together in one Vigna angularis cultivar LongXiaoDou No.4 chromosome 5, ASM1680809v1, whole genome shotgun sequence window:
- the LOC128196459 gene encoding uncharacterized protein LOC128196459: MTSSSAALISQRIDELVEQQTQGTFVGQGRDDILTTAIGRPEHPGRVRGVPGAIGLRDYFGPTQKTPQSMSQETLRQMDLQWEERLNQSMRSMEQRFMEQLQEQKQIQRALEEKLHSMTQGHMGADETPTAPRVSTRGSCSAVEPNEYSGQYELLVDGDPPRIVAVGRVLEGGETIHGVAILPQHVRVTIDEVRDPQAQVPVPTPEINFVGEAIGTFIAWPRALIMSHIATPQFTRPQKQPIHDTVIHEDDDMAEAEDDPISKLVTKLPRLKKASLQLYWDLRVFGLPPHVPVYITFSDALEVIEGDRMLNISIIQLWCMYMDTIVVDQGRSSMYGFVEPQTIQPSGNTLQNRQHYLQTWMDESKRDIYLVPYIDGYVFLYVVSLLL, from the exons atgacatcttcctcagctgccttgatctcacagagaatt gatgagttggttgagcagcagactcaggggacatttgttggccaaggtagggacgacattctgacaacggccattggaaggcccgagcacccaggacgtgtacgtggagttccaggggcgattggtcttcgtgactattttggccctacacagaaaaccccccaatcaatgagtcaggagacactgaggcagatggatcttcagtgggaggaaagactcaaccaaagcatgagatcaatggagcaacgattcatggagcagctacaagaacaaaaacaaatacaaagagcgcttgaagaaaagctgcattccatgacgcaaggcCACATGGGGGCCGATGAAACTCCCACAGcacctcgtgtcagcactagaggatcatgctctgctgtagaacccaatgagtatagcggtcaatatgagctgttggttgatggggatcccccacgcattgtggctgtcggacgagtgcttgagggaggggagaccattcatggtgttgccatattaccccagcacgtgcgtgtgaccattgacgaggttcgggatccccaggctcaggtgcctgtacccactccagaaattaactttgtgggggaggccataggaacatttattgcctggcctagagcattgatcatgtcccacatcgcgactccacag ttcacacgtcctcagaagcagccaattcatgatacagtcatacatgaagatgatgacatggctgaagcagaGGATGATCCTATATCAAAGTTAGTGACAAAATTACCCAGATTGAAGAAAGCATCATTAcaactatactgggatttgagggtatttggtcttcccccacatgtgccagtttatatcacattttctgatgcattggaggtgattgagggagacaggatgttgaatatttccatcattcagttgtggtgcat gtacatggacacaatcgttgtagaccaaggtcggtcttccatgtacggatttgttgaacctcagaccattcaaccgtctggtaacacacttcaaaacagacaacattatttgcaaacatggatggatgagtccaAAAGAGacatataccttgtgccatacattgacgGGTACGTGTTTTTATATGTGgtcagtttattattatag